A DNA window from bacterium contains the following coding sequences:
- a CDS encoding FAD-binding oxidoreductase, whose product MGTSPRSLRSSSSSRPGGCPAPPGAPSAHSLPMESADVVIAGGGIMGCALAYQLAKRRLDVIVLERETLGSQSTGKCAGGVRQQFSMEANVRLQRMSVRMLQAFEQETGHPADFRQIGYLFVLTLPQQVEDFRHNMDMWHRVGLNEARWVDAAEAARMVPVLNVDDVLGCTFCPSDGIASPADVTSGYAVAARRHGARLKEGVEVIGVDVASGRVQGVRTSKGDIATRLVVNCAGAWSASIGRMAGLEIPVLPFRRHIAVTGAFPAVPRTMPMTVDFRTSLYFHPEGDGVLIGMSDREEPPGFVTDVNWDFLEKMFEQAARRAPALAGAGVKTAWAGLYETTPDHQAILGPVPELEGFWCAAGFSGHGFMQAPAAALLLTQLLLDHRSEIDIAPFAFTRFAKGSLVKEKNVI is encoded by the coding sequence ATGGGGACATCACCACGTTCGCTGCGCTCAAGCTCATCTTCGAGGCCTGGGGGATGTCCCGCGCCGCCGGGCGCGCCCAGCGCGCACAGCCTGCCCATGGAAAGCGCTGACGTAGTCATCGCCGGCGGCGGCATCATGGGCTGCGCGCTGGCCTATCAGCTGGCCAAGCGGCGCCTGGACGTGATCGTGCTCGAGCGCGAAACCCTTGGTTCGCAGTCCACCGGCAAATGCGCGGGCGGGGTGCGGCAGCAGTTCTCGATGGAGGCCAACGTCCGGCTGCAGCGCATGTCGGTGCGGATGCTGCAGGCGTTCGAGCAGGAGACCGGCCACCCGGCCGACTTTCGCCAGATCGGCTATCTGTTCGTGCTCACGCTGCCGCAGCAGGTCGAGGACTTCCGCCACAACATGGACATGTGGCATCGCGTCGGCCTCAACGAGGCGCGTTGGGTCGACGCCGCCGAGGCGGCGCGAATGGTGCCCGTGCTGAACGTCGACGATGTACTCGGCTGCACGTTCTGCCCGAGTGACGGAATCGCGAGCCCGGCCGACGTCACATCGGGTTACGCCGTTGCCGCGAGGCGCCACGGCGCCCGGCTGAAAGAGGGCGTGGAGGTCATCGGCGTCGATGTCGCCTCAGGCCGCGTCCAGGGAGTGCGTACGTCCAAGGGCGACATCGCGACCCGGCTCGTCGTCAACTGCGCCGGCGCCTGGTCGGCCTCGATCGGCCGCATGGCCGGCCTCGAGATCCCAGTGCTGCCCTTCCGCCGGCACATCGCGGTCACGGGCGCCTTCCCCGCCGTACCGCGCACGATGCCGATGACGGTCGACTTCCGGACCTCGCTTTACTTCCATCCCGAAGGCGATGGCGTCCTGATCGGCATGAGCGATCGGGAGGAGCCGCCGGGGTTTGTCACGGACGTCAACTGGGATTTCCTCGAGAAGATGTTCGAGCAGGCCGCGCGCCGGGCGCCGGCTCTCGCTGGAGCGGGAGTCAAGACCGCGTGGGCGGGCCTCTACGAGACGACGCCCGACCACCAGGCGATCCTGGGGCCGGTGCCGGAGCTGGAGGGGTTCTGGTGCGCGGCGGGGTTCAGCGGCCACGGTTTCATGCAGGCGCCGGCGGCGGCGCTGCTGCTCACCCAACTGCTGCTCGACCATCGATCCGAGATCGACATCGCGCCGTTCGCCTTCACGCGCTTCGCCAAGGGCTCCTTGGTCAAAGAGAAGAACGTCATCTAG
- a CDS encoding arginase family protein: MRLVADRCVVDPQSARKEKAVNLDGLQPWGGLAGGSPESADVVITGIAYDGSAVYRKGAALAPGRMRSLSAAMPPVTEDGRLLTGLHVHDLGDLDAGADIEAGWARVAAALAQIPTAALLTVLGGDHCTAIATLAAQVKRHPDLSVLWVDAHPDLCDFSRGGRWTCGCALRRALDVSGLDPARVVIAGGRDYDAEELEFIAAHGMLLVHATELAGDWARSVQRIADRLAGTTLHISLDIDVLDPAFAPGTEIPSSGGLTTRQALDLLRAVTDRSSLVGLDVVEVSPPFDNGDITTFAALKLIFEAWGMSRAAGRAQRAQPAHGKR; encoded by the coding sequence CTGCGCCTGGTTGCTGATCGGTGCGTTGTTGATCCTCAAAGTGCCCGAAAGGAGAAAGCAGTGAACCTCGATGGATTGCAGCCGTGGGGCGGTCTGGCCGGAGGCTCGCCGGAATCCGCGGACGTCGTCATCACCGGCATCGCGTACGACGGATCCGCGGTTTACCGCAAAGGCGCGGCGCTTGCGCCTGGCCGGATGCGCAGCCTGTCGGCGGCGATGCCGCCGGTGACCGAGGACGGTCGCCTGCTGACCGGACTCCACGTCCACGACCTGGGGGATCTGGACGCGGGAGCCGACATCGAGGCCGGGTGGGCGCGAGTGGCGGCGGCCCTGGCTCAGATCCCGACGGCCGCGCTGCTCACCGTGCTTGGCGGGGACCACTGCACCGCCATCGCCACCCTCGCGGCGCAGGTGAAGCGCCACCCGGACCTCTCGGTGCTGTGGGTCGATGCGCATCCCGACCTGTGCGATTTCTCGCGCGGGGGCCGTTGGACCTGCGGTTGCGCTCTGCGTCGGGCCCTCGACGTTTCCGGGCTGGATCCGGCCCGCGTGGTGATCGCCGGCGGCCGGGACTACGACGCCGAGGAGCTCGAATTCATCGCCGCGCACGGCATGCTGCTGGTCCATGCAACTGAGCTGGCGGGCGATTGGGCGCGATCGGTGCAGCGCATCGCCGACCGCCTCGCCGGGACCACCCTGCACATCTCGCTCGACATCGACGTGCTGGACCCTGCGTTCGCCCCCGGGACCGAGATCCCATCTTCAGGCGGACTGACGACCAGGCAGGCGCTCGACCTGCTCAGGGCGGTCACGGACCGCTCGAGCCTGGTCGGCTTGGACGTCGTCGAGGTGTCGCCCCCGTTCGACAATGGGGACATCACCACGTTCGCTGCGCTCAAGCTCATCTTCGAGGCCTGGGGGATGTCCCGCGCCGCCGGGCGCGCCCAGCGCGCACAGCCTGCCCATGGAAAGCGCTGA
- a CDS encoding MFS transporter has product MATLTAAARPFGRRLGHLDLALLSVYWIAIGYLWTSLGGLIIPDLVLQLAGREHEGVALGFLEGIGSLMAVIWQPVVGAVSDRTRSRFGRRRPFIAVGTAGDVVFLIGLALSGSYWIVVIFYFLLQTASNTSQGPYQGLMPDVVSEPQRGTASGYYGVANVAGLLCGTVGAGFILAQAGRTVAILSICGLLLVTMLPTVLLIPDRVPPSEAQFGGIRHALFTTFARPLRLPSFLWLMASRLLILMGLVGVQSFVFFYFSNVFFQGNRHATITASYTLQGLVIACAFLVSLPAARASDRLGRRPFILVGGLLGAAGVLMLVFSHFELLPVQAVEPLADALNVPDLAAQASLVGILIGVGYGLFFAVDWAFIQDVIPSGEAGLFMGFSNIATAGSGVIARFVGGFLLDPFNAGPHLLGLPGGYPVIFSVFCAWLLIGALLILKVPERRKQ; this is encoded by the coding sequence ATGGCCACGCTGACCGCAGCCGCCCGGCCGTTCGGGCGCCGGCTCGGGCATCTCGACCTCGCCCTCCTATCCGTTTACTGGATCGCGATCGGCTACCTGTGGACGAGTCTCGGCGGTCTGATCATCCCCGACCTCGTCCTGCAGCTGGCGGGCAGGGAGCACGAGGGCGTCGCATTGGGCTTCCTGGAGGGCATCGGGTCGCTCATGGCGGTGATCTGGCAGCCGGTCGTGGGAGCGGTCTCCGACCGGACCCGCAGCCGCTTCGGGCGCCGCCGCCCGTTCATCGCCGTCGGCACGGCGGGCGACGTCGTCTTTCTCATCGGGCTCGCGCTTTCAGGCAGCTACTGGATCGTCGTCATCTTCTACTTCCTCCTGCAGACCGCCTCCAACACCAGCCAGGGCCCATACCAGGGGTTGATGCCCGATGTCGTGTCCGAGCCCCAGCGCGGGACGGCCTCGGGCTACTACGGCGTCGCCAACGTCGCCGGCCTGCTTTGCGGCACGGTCGGCGCCGGCTTCATCCTGGCCCAGGCCGGACGCACGGTGGCGATCCTCAGCATCTGCGGCCTGCTCCTCGTCACCATGCTGCCCACCGTGCTGCTGATCCCCGACCGCGTGCCACCCAGCGAGGCCCAGTTCGGCGGCATCAGGCACGCGCTCTTCACGACGTTCGCGCGCCCGCTGCGCCTGCCGAGCTTCCTGTGGCTGATGGCGTCGCGGCTGCTCATCCTCATGGGGCTGGTCGGGGTCCAGAGCTTCGTCTTCTTCTATTTCAGCAACGTCTTCTTTCAGGGCAATCGCCACGCCACCATCACCGCCAGCTACACGCTCCAGGGCCTCGTGATCGCGTGCGCCTTTCTCGTCTCCCTGCCCGCCGCGCGGGCCTCAGACCGCTTGGGCCGGCGCCCCTTCATCCTGGTCGGCGGCCTCCTCGGCGCCGCCGGCGTCCTGATGCTGGTCTTCAGCCACTTCGAGCTCTTGCCCGTCCAGGCGGTGGAGCCGCTGGCGGACGCCCTGAACGTCCCCGACCTCGCCGCCCAGGCCTCGCTGGTGGGAATCCTGATCGGGGTCGGTTACGGCTTGTTCTTCGCCGTCGATTGGGCTTTCATCCAGGACGTGATTCCGTCCGGTGAGGCAGGGCTGTTCATGGGCTTCAGCAACATCGCGACCGCGGGATCCGGGGTCATCGCCCGCTTTGTGGGAGGATTCCTCCTCGACCCGTTCAACGCCGGTCCACACCTGCTGGGCCTGCCGGGCGGCTACCCCGTCATCTTTTCGGTTTTCTGCGCCTGGTTGCTGATCGGTGCGTTGTTGATCCTCAAAGTGCCCGAAAGGAGAAAGCAGTGA
- a CDS encoding butyryl-CoA dehydrogenase: protein MLDLALTEEQEQLVATVRDFCAREFAPSIQANDRAGRHDPEIFAKLASIGLPGVCFPERYGGHGLDYLSLGLVCEELEYVDTVYRTVLSVHVGLVGMGLYTWATEAQKQRWLVPMASGEKLACYGLTEPNAGSDVASMQATARRAGDAYVLNGQKVWVSDADTADFLLIFAKTDPKGGSRGVSAFMLERAACGQSLRTEPIEDRLGIRAGDVGSIFMTDVEVPEANRIGDEGDGFKIAMSCLDNGRFTVAAGATGTVRACLDASVKYARERKTFGQEIGRYQLVQQMIARMARDYEICRLLYFKVAWMKNTGVRHTRDVSMAKQYATDAAFNAAHDAIEVHGAYGYSAEYPVERFLRNARAPIIYEGTREVHTILQGEYALGYRQDRPVKKSLPPYSA, encoded by the coding sequence ATGCTCGACCTGGCGCTGACCGAGGAACAGGAGCAGCTCGTCGCCACGGTCCGCGATTTCTGTGCCCGGGAATTCGCTCCCAGCATCCAGGCCAACGACCGCGCGGGCCGGCACGATCCCGAGATCTTCGCCAAGCTCGCCTCGATCGGCCTGCCCGGTGTCTGCTTCCCCGAGCGCTACGGCGGCCATGGGCTTGACTATTTGTCGCTGGGACTGGTCTGTGAGGAGCTCGAGTACGTCGACACCGTCTACCGGACGGTGCTCTCAGTCCATGTCGGGCTGGTCGGGATGGGGCTTTACACCTGGGCGACCGAGGCGCAGAAGCAGCGGTGGCTGGTGCCGATGGCCTCCGGCGAGAAGCTTGCCTGCTACGGCCTGACCGAGCCCAACGCCGGCTCCGACGTGGCGTCGATGCAGGCGACCGCGCGGCGGGCGGGCGACGCCTACGTCCTCAACGGGCAGAAGGTGTGGGTCTCCGACGCCGACACCGCCGACTTCCTGCTCATCTTCGCGAAGACCGACCCCAAGGGAGGTTCTCGAGGCGTGTCCGCCTTCATGCTCGAGCGCGCCGCATGCGGTCAATCGCTGCGCACCGAGCCGATCGAGGACCGTCTCGGCATCCGAGCGGGAGACGTCGGCTCGATCTTCATGACCGACGTCGAGGTGCCCGAGGCGAACCGGATCGGCGACGAGGGCGATGGCTTCAAGATCGCCATGAGCTGCCTCGACAACGGCCGCTTCACGGTGGCCGCCGGGGCGACCGGCACGGTTCGCGCCTGCCTCGATGCGTCGGTGAAGTACGCGCGCGAGCGCAAGACCTTCGGCCAGGAGATCGGTCGCTACCAGCTGGTGCAGCAGATGATCGCCCGCATGGCCCGCGACTACGAGATCTGCCGGCTCCTGTACTTCAAGGTCGCGTGGATGAAGAACACCGGAGTGCGCCACACCCGCGACGTTTCGATGGCCAAGCAGTACGCGACCGACGCCGCTTTCAACGCCGCTCACGACGCGATCGAGGTGCACGGCGCGTACGGATACTCCGCCGAGTACCCGGTCGAGCGCTTTCTGCGCAATGCGCGCGCTCCGATCATCTATGAAGGCACGCGCGAGGTGCACACCATCCTCCAGGGTGAGTACGCGCTCGGTTACCGCCAGGACCGCCCGGTCAAGAAGTCCCTGCCGCCCTACTCAGCCTGA
- a CDS encoding ParA family protein, producing MSRTIAVAMQKGGVGKTTTAVNLGAALAELGQRVLLIDLDAQGHLTLYMKPPGDIEKTVYHLLVDPDTTVTDVVQEAPQMGVHYVPADIELAGAENQLINEIGRESILRDKLEPAQRRYDFIIIDCPPSLDLIVINAMVAADEVLVPLQAEFLALRGMQELLVTMERVKRRLNPRLELIGILPTLYKHRALHSQEVLAAVRQKYGDKVYEFGVTDSIRFAETPLAGQSILKYARDSDGAKAYRALAARVLENHR from the coding sequence TTGTCCCGAACGATCGCCGTCGCCATGCAAAAGGGGGGTGTGGGCAAGACCACCACCGCCGTCAATCTCGGCGCCGCCCTGGCGGAGTTGGGCCAGAGGGTGCTTCTCATCGACCTCGACGCTCAGGGCCACCTCACCCTGTACATGAAGCCGCCCGGCGATATCGAGAAGACCGTGTACCACCTGCTGGTCGACCCCGACACGACGGTGACCGACGTCGTGCAGGAGGCCCCCCAGATGGGCGTCCACTACGTGCCGGCGGACATCGAGCTGGCCGGGGCCGAAAACCAGCTGATCAACGAGATCGGCCGCGAGAGCATCCTGCGGGACAAGCTCGAGCCGGCGCAGAGGCGGTACGACTTCATCATCATCGACTGCCCGCCGTCGCTGGATCTCATCGTCATCAACGCCATGGTCGCCGCCGACGAGGTCCTGGTGCCGCTGCAGGCTGAGTTCCTTGCCCTGAGGGGCATGCAGGAGCTCCTGGTCACGATGGAACGCGTCAAGCGGCGTCTCAACCCGCGCCTCGAGCTCATCGGCATCCTGCCGACCCTCTACAAGCACCGCGCCCTCCACTCCCAGGAGGTGCTGGCGGCGGTGAGGCAGAAATACGGAGACAAGGTGTACGAGTTCGGCGTGACAGATTCCATCCGGTTCGCCGAGACTCCGCTCGCGGGACAATCGATCCTGAAGTACGCCCGCGACTCGGACGGAGCGAAGGCGTACCGTGCGCTGGCGGCCAGGGTGTTGGAGAATCACAGGTGA
- a CDS encoding MBL fold metallo-hydrolase has translation MPKLAIVKVKLEREVNAYIVSCSATKEAVVVDPGLPADKIADQLTGLTVRYILATHCHPGHVAGKDAVKELAGGLTAIHSADAKQFLRSADRYLVDGDELEFGEFKLAVMHTPGHTPGSLCFVVANHAFVGDTILAGGIGRQRPETDLRRQMMSIGTKLFRLPLATAVYPGHGPATSLERELAQNPIFRGAGAQA, from the coding sequence ATGCCGAAACTGGCCATCGTCAAGGTCAAGCTCGAACGCGAGGTCAACGCCTACATCGTCTCCTGCTCGGCGACGAAGGAGGCGGTCGTGGTCGACCCCGGCCTGCCGGCGGACAAGATCGCCGACCAGCTCACGGGCCTGACGGTGCGGTACATCCTGGCCACCCACTGCCATCCCGGTCACGTCGCGGGCAAGGACGCGGTCAAGGAGCTCGCGGGCGGCCTGACAGCGATTCATTCGGCTGACGCCAAGCAGTTCCTGCGCTCGGCGGACCGCTACCTGGTCGACGGCGACGAGCTCGAATTCGGAGAGTTCAAGCTCGCGGTCATGCACACGCCCGGCCACACGCCCGGCAGCCTGTGCTTCGTGGTCGCCAACCACGCCTTCGTCGGCGACACGATACTGGCCGGGGGCATCGGCCGGCAGAGGCCTGAGACCGACCTCCGCCGCCAGATGATGAGCATCGGCACCAAGCTGTTCCGGCTGCCGCTGGCCACCGCCGTTTATCCAGGCCACGGACCGGCGACGAGCCTGGAACGCGAGCTGGCCCAGAACCCGATCTTCCGAGGCGCCGGGGCCCAGGCCTGA
- a CDS encoding allantoinase: MTDLLIKGGTVYTPEGPREVDVHVTGGVITSVEAGLPAGAGATVVDVRGMYVLPGAIDVHVHSRDPGFPEKEDFGTLTAAAAAGGVTTVIDMPNTVPAVDAAGVLESKAALARPKARVDFGLWGLIRSSSTPDQLESLAAAGATGFKAYLGYAFSLSRKQVLYSPDGGDPDLEAPPDYGTLARLAPEVARLGLPLVIHAEDPTILAAFRRPLATYADVLDSRPPDAEAVAISAAAAIAKEAGVRLHVAHLSSALGLSAAEDAIRAGSPLSLETCPQYLWLSDQDYGRLGTAMKVFPPIRTAADRAALVEAASKGVIGIIGTDHAPHTDEEKARTLDAAPAGSPGVQTLYVSCLELAKQLGDVWLAPRWICEGPAALAGLGESKGAIAPGYDADLAIVDPRRKTVVRPAQMRSRQRHGALDGKEFSFAIKDVYVRGVAVARDGRRVGRAAGRMVRPARRSR; the protein is encoded by the coding sequence TTGACTGACCTCCTGATCAAGGGGGGCACGGTCTACACGCCTGAGGGTCCACGCGAGGTGGACGTGCATGTCACGGGCGGCGTGATCACGAGCGTCGAGGCCGGCCTCCCGGCGGGCGCCGGTGCGACCGTCGTGGACGTGCGCGGGATGTACGTGCTGCCGGGGGCGATCGACGTCCACGTCCACAGCCGCGATCCGGGATTCCCGGAGAAAGAGGATTTCGGCACGCTGACCGCAGCCGCCGCCGCGGGCGGCGTGACCACCGTGATCGACATGCCCAACACCGTGCCGGCCGTCGATGCCGCCGGCGTGCTCGAGTCGAAAGCGGCCCTCGCCCGCCCCAAGGCTCGGGTCGATTTCGGCCTCTGGGGCCTGATCCGCTCGAGCTCGACGCCGGACCAGCTGGAGAGCCTGGCGGCCGCGGGCGCAACGGGCTTCAAGGCGTACCTCGGCTATGCGTTCAGCCTCAGCCGCAAGCAGGTGCTCTACTCGCCCGACGGCGGCGATCCGGACCTGGAGGCGCCTCCCGACTACGGAACGCTGGCGCGTCTGGCGCCGGAGGTGGCCCGGCTCGGCCTGCCGCTGGTGATCCACGCGGAGGATCCGACCATCCTGGCCGCCTTTCGGCGGCCGCTGGCGACGTATGCGGACGTGCTCGATTCGCGCCCGCCCGACGCCGAGGCGGTGGCGATCTCGGCCGCGGCCGCCATCGCGAAGGAAGCCGGCGTGCGCCTGCATGTCGCCCACCTGTCGAGTGCGCTGGGGTTGAGCGCGGCCGAGGACGCGATCAGGGCCGGCAGCCCGCTGAGCCTGGAGACCTGCCCGCAGTACCTGTGGTTGTCGGATCAGGACTACGGCCGGCTCGGCACGGCGATGAAGGTGTTCCCTCCCATCCGCACCGCCGCGGATCGCGCCGCCCTCGTGGAGGCGGCGTCGAAAGGGGTCATCGGCATCATCGGCACCGACCACGCACCGCATACCGATGAGGAGAAGGCGCGGACGCTCGACGCGGCGCCGGCCGGCAGCCCGGGCGTCCAGACCCTGTACGTGAGCTGTCTCGAGCTGGCGAAGCAACTCGGCGACGTGTGGCTCGCCCCTCGCTGGATCTGCGAAGGGCCGGCGGCTCTCGCCGGCCTGGGCGAGAGCAAGGGCGCGATCGCGCCCGGATACGACGCCGACCTGGCGATCGTCGACCCCAGGCGCAAGACGGTGGTGCGCCCGGCGCAGATGCGCTCGCGCCAGCGACACGGGGCCCTGGACGGCAAAGAGTTCAGCTTCGCGATCAAGGACGTGTACGTGCGGGGCGTGGCGGTGGCGCGGGACGGTCGCAGGGTCGGCCGCGCCGCGGGTCGCATGGTGAGGCCCGCGCGCCGCAGCCGCTGA
- the pyrE gene encoding orotate phosphoribosyltransferase codes for MTAVAAHRGDGQLRELPAVELAHLGGGDLQLLAQSPEQAAHDLALRLERPAFGQVQDDAQQADGQGGGHPSARLRFVKAGASELGELGRDLVKASYLKGDFVLRSGKRSNRYFDKFLFETDPVLLRRLGRHLGALVPKETQLLAAPELGAVLLGGAVSMETGLPLVLVRKEPKGYGTSKQIEGRFAPGQKVTVIEDVVTTGGDSLRSAQVLRDAGVEVIHLVVVLDRGEGGEENIGGAGIPYSPLFRIQDLELD; via the coding sequence GTGACGGCCGTCGCCGCTCACCGTGGCGACGGCCAGCTCCGCGAGCTGCCAGCGGTCGAGCTCGCCCACCTCGGCGGCGGCGACCTTCAGCTCCTGGCGCAGTCGCCGGAGCAGGCCGCTCACGATCTGGCGCTTCGACTTGAGCGACCCGCTTTCGGGCAGGTGCAGGACGACGCGCAGCAGGCCGATGGTCAAGGGGGAGGACATCCATCGGCTAGATTACGTTTCGTGAAGGCGGGAGCATCCGAGTTGGGCGAGCTCGGGCGCGACCTGGTCAAGGCCTCCTATCTGAAGGGCGATTTCGTTCTTCGGTCGGGGAAGCGCTCGAATCGCTACTTCGACAAGTTCCTGTTCGAGACCGATCCCGTGCTGCTTCGCCGGCTCGGCCGGCATCTCGGCGCCCTGGTGCCCAAGGAAACGCAGCTGCTCGCGGCGCCAGAGCTCGGCGCCGTGCTGCTCGGGGGTGCGGTCTCGATGGAGACGGGCCTCCCGCTGGTTCTCGTCCGCAAGGAACCCAAGGGGTACGGGACCTCCAAGCAGATCGAAGGACGTTTCGCACCGGGCCAGAAGGTCACGGTCATCGAAGACGTGGTCACGACCGGTGGCGATTCGCTGCGGTCGGCGCAGGTTCTGCGTGACGCCGGTGTCGAAGTCATCCACCTGGTCGTCGTCCTCGACCGGGGCGAGGGCGGCGAGGAGAACATCGGCGGCGCCGGCATCCCTTACTCGCCCCTGTTCCGAATCCAGGACCTGGAACTTGACTGA
- a CDS encoding DUF503 domain-containing protein encodes MTIGLLRVVLHLPESGSLKSKRQIVSGLLRRLRQELKVAAAEVGELDRWQLAELAVATVSGDGRHADEVLAASLSYIESHSDGARITNVSTELIRL; translated from the coding sequence TTGACCATCGGCCTGCTGCGCGTCGTCCTGCACCTGCCCGAAAGCGGGTCGCTCAAGTCGAAGCGCCAGATCGTGAGCGGCCTGCTCCGGCGACTGCGCCAGGAGCTGAAGGTCGCCGCCGCCGAGGTGGGCGAGCTCGACCGCTGGCAGCTCGCGGAGCTGGCCGTCGCCACGGTGAGCGGCGACGGCCGTCACGCTGATGAGGTGCTGGCGGCGTCGTTGTCCTACATCGAGTCGCACAGTGACGGCGCTCGCATCACCAACGTCTCCACCGAACTGATCCGGCTGTGA